ATACCTCCTGATTACTACAAAACAATTATAAAAGACATCGAGAGCAGCGGATGGAGATGCCAATCCTGTAACAATGTCTCATCAAAACGTCGTAGGGGCGACGACACACCTGTGCGCACACATTTTGAGCGATCGCCACCCTCAACAACAGACAACGACATGTCAATATGTGACGAGTCGAGTCAGGCCGAGCCCGATTACAGTAGAATGAATCATAGCTACTTAGATGAGAACACCTCAGAAAAGGCCAACCTCTCGACGGAGTTGAGTCTCGAGGCACTATCCAGATTGCTCGATGTAAAATTAGCCGGCGTAAAAAATGAAATCCGAGGTCTAGACTCTAAACTAAGTACAACGAGAGATCAAATTTTCAGACAAATTAATCAAGAAATGACGATTGCAATTACGCGCATAAAAAAGGAGTTCACGGATACAACGGACCAGCTGAACAATCGAATAAACGCCATTCAAACAGACGTTATGCTAATGaacgataaaataaaaacattagaaTCGGAGAACACGCGCCTCACCGAAGAATTGTTTGCCtcaaaaaataaaagtatacaTCAACCAAACAACGCAGAACTCACGACCGTTATCGATGAAATACGCCAAGAACTGAACGAAAGAGACCAGGCTTTACTACTAAACGATCTGGAAATCACAGGTATACCAGAACACCCAGGGGAATCAACCATTCACATTGTGCAAGCCATATCCTCAAAGTTAGGTATGTCATTGGAAGATCGAGAGGTTGTCAGCGtggagcgtgtcggaccacagAGACCAGCCGTTGCTGGTACTACAGGGACCAGCACTGGACTACATCCCCGCCCCCTGGTCCTGCGGCTCGCGAGAAGGTCGTCGAGGGACAGTCTACTACGGAACGCGCGGGTTCGCCGAGGTCTGGATACGAGTGCCATAGGACTACCAGAACACAACCCACGCCGTGTTTACATCAATGAAAGGTTGACAAAAAACAACCGTAAACTTTTCTGGCAGGCTCGGCAGGCTAGTGGTGCCGCGGGATGGCGGTTTGTGTGGACGAAGGACGGTTGTATATACGCTAAAAAAACAGACGGTAAGGACAGCAAAACAGTTCGAATACGGCATGAAAGTGATATCCGACAGGTTTTCGGAGTGGAACCTATTACATCTACTGAAAAATGACATTAGAAACTGTTTTGGTGCTTTTAGATATATGGCAGAATATTTATTAGTCTTCCTgtatataattaaagtaataatattatgtaatgtTTGCTCAATGTTTATATGCGGTTTAACtgtatttacaaataaatttaacaaaaaaatgatTAATTATACTACACTAAAACATTGCTATCAATTAAGATTAAGTGGTAAAAATTGCTCACATCTACTTTGTAAATTTAAGTCTTTGTTTGATGCGGTAAATTGTATATTGTTGTTGTTGACGGTACATTGCGCGACCTGCTATCTATGTAAACATATTTATAACAATaactacaactacaactgcaTGCTTattgaaatgtttatttatgtaataataaCTATAGCACGGTATTTACATCTctgttttatttattcactTACACATCATATAAAATTAACCCTATTAAAATGTACAGtccttataattatattaaacgtTATTGACCAAAGTGCACACGTGCGAAACTCGACACCATTATCGAACCCGATAAGTATTAATGTGATATTCACATATAAGTCCATACAATTACCGAGTTCTACCATTATCGATTGGAGACATGCCTCATTTCTCAGATTGTACCAACTTCACTGTAAATATTGCGAAATCCTATACTCTTTTGTTGTCcagtatattaaaaataaaaaattaacctTTGGGTTTTTGAACCCCGGATCACTCGGGACACGCCATAACGAGTTTAACGTGGCCATGGCGCGAGCTGATGTAGACATAATGGCAATTAATGAGACCTGGTTGAGAGAAGGCCAAGAACTGCGCGCCCCGGCGCCGCCGGGCTACCGGCTGCGGCACGTGCCGCGCGACGCCGCGAgcgggcgcgcgcggcggcggcgtcggCATGTACCTCCGGCGCGGCCTCACCGCGCGCCGCCTCCAGCATCCCGTTGCGCCGCTGGTGGAGCAGATGTGGCTCGGTCTCAATACCAACGGTCTTAGACTAGCTGTAGGTACCGCGTACCGGCCTCCCTGGTTTGACGTTGACACCTTTCTGGATGCTCTTAGTGACTCCCTAACCTCATTCGCTATGTATGACTACATTATTTTATTGGGTGATTTCAACATCAACGTTCTAAATGATCAGGAATCAAACTCTAAGAAGCTTATCAACTTTTTGAATTATATGCACTTGTCACAGTATGTAACACAACCAACGCACTTCACAGAACATAGTGAAAGTCTTATAGATGTAGTATGTTGTAATAAGCCCGTCTCTAATGTGTCTGTTACCCATATTCCTGACCTGAGCAGCCATGCGTTCATTACTTGCCAAGTGGATATCAAGAAAGTAAAGCCGCCCCCGAAACTGTTTATTTACAGACCTATAAAAGATATAgacatcaatcattttaataacACTATGAATATTATACAGTGGGAAAAAATGGTCAAAGGGAGCGTTGACGAAATGGTTGAGCAGTTTAACTGTtgcttaataaatatttttgacatGTATGCACCCCCTAAAAAAGTTCGGATTAAAGAAAGCACGTATCCTTGGATTACTCCTAATATCAAAGAGATGATGCGATTAAGAGACCAAGCTCATGCCAAATACCGCCACACTAAACTGGATAGCCACAGGCAGTATTATAAAGATTTGAAACATTTAGTAAACGTGTCACTTCATTACGAACAATCTGCATATTTCCAGTATCACATTAATAGGAATATCAACGACCCCAGCAAACtttggaaaaatattaaaaacaatataGTCGATTTCAAGTCCAAAGATTTAGAACTACCCGCACATCTAACTGATCCAAACTCTATTAATACCCACTTTCTTAATATACCCGGCAATAACACAGACGATGTATCTTATATAAATTTTCTCGAGTCCAATCGATATGGCTCTGCAGTGTTTAACTTAAAAACAGTCGATGAAACCCTGATTGCTAAGATTATTAAATCTATATCGACAAATACTGTTGGGGTCGATGGTATATCCCTGGACATGTTGATATTGACACTACCCAGAACATTAAGCGTAATAACAAACATAGTTAATAAGTCAATAGAAACAAATGTTTTTCCCGATCTGTGGAAAATAGCCGCAGTTAAACCAATCCCTAAAACGCCCCATCCAGCGGATTTTAAAGACCTGAGGCCAATCAGTATACTACCCCTCCTGTCGAAAATACTTGAGAAGGTGGTATGCATGCAGCTTACTGATTTCctcgaaaataataatatactccCGTTAAGACAATCTggctttagaaaaaaacatagtaCCTCCACTGCCCTTCTGGACGTGGTAGATGAGATATTGTCCTCACAGGATGCTGGCAAAGGAACAATTTTAGCTCTTTTAGATTTTTCGCGTGCATTCGACTGTATCAACATATCTACTCTACTTTCTAAATTAGCATATTATGGTTTTAGCGATAGCTCGATTAAGTGGTTTGCAAGCTACATGAGTAACCGAACACAATTTGTCCAAGTGCACGGCGCGGACGGCTTAACCATCACGTCGGAGTCTCTTCCAGTATCCAGAGgggtgccacaaggctcaattctGGGCCCAGTGTTGTATAGTCTATACAGTGCAGATATCATATATAACATAAGACACTGTCAATTCCATATATATGCCGATGACATACAGCTCTTCATATCGTTCAAACCAGAAGACATGCAACAAGCTGTTGATAGTTTAAATGAAGACCTACACCGCATTAACAGCTGGTCAGAAAAGAATAGCTTGGTACTAAACCCGACGAAATCTAAGTTCCTAGTACTAGGTTCAAAAAAGCAAGTTAGCCGTATTATAGCTTCTAATCCTCAAGTAAGCATTTCAGGAAAACATGTGGAGAGGGTTACAGAAGCTCGCAACCTAGGCCTGCTCATGGATAGCTTTCTACATTTTGAGAACCACATTTTGGAAACCGTAAGGAACTGCTTTTATAGACTAACTGTCCTATACAAAGTTCGTAACTATCTCAGTGTTGATATGCGTATAAAACTGTGTGACACACTCATCTTGTCGAAACTTAATTATGCCGACACTGTATATGGTAACTGCTTACTCTCTCAAACTAAAAAAGTCATACAAAGGCTACAAAATGCCTGCACACGTTTTTGTTTTCCAATACCCCCGCGATCCCACATTACCCCgcatctcaataaaaacaatttattaaatatgaatGGTCGTCGTACCCTGCATTTTGCTACACTATTGTTCGGTATCGTCAACACTAAGAAACCCTCATATTTGTACAATAAAATTTCTTTCTACCAGCGACGTGTCAGGCGTAATCCTCGACTGATCTGCCCAAGGCACAATACCGCAGCATTTCGTGGCAGCTTTCGTTACGCTGCCACGAAATGCTGGAACAATCTTCCACCACCAATTTGGGAGAGCACTACAGTTAGTGGATTTAAGGCAaaactaaaaatacatttaatggCACAACAAGGTGTTGCTGCCCAATGGCATCAGTCTAAATAGCtcgaataataattatattactattAAGCCGCAAGTAGCTGTGTACTTACTAGTAAAtagcataattatattacctatatatatatatatatatagaacgCTAGAACAATCACAtccttaatatttataaattaatataatccctatttataatatacgtatgtatgtatcaccCAATTGTATTACTCAAGTCGCGCAATATGCCGTCCCGCACTCCTCGCTGGCTCCACAGAATACCAGCGCCGTTGGCAACGCCTAGTCGTGCCAACTGcattgctgagtggagaccatttcaGCTTCACATATTCTTTTCAtctgtttgtattgttttcttcttctagattttataattgtttctttgtactttatttgttattatgtaATGCAATAGTgtgtgttgcctgaataaacattattctattctattctattctattctaataacAATACTAAATTGTGTCCCGTATGCAATTCGAGCGTTCACAATATTTATAATTGCAAAGCGTTTCTAGATTTGAGTGCACAAGATAGGGAGGACAAGgccctaggtttaaatttgtgCCTTAATTGTTTACGTCACGGGCATCCTACTAAAAAATGTCGTTTGAGCCCGTGCAGAGTTTGCAGGAAAAAACACaacactattttgcatacaaCTAAACCGTCTGCGAGCGATAGCAGTGTACCCAGTACGAGTACCGCGGTACCTAGCACCAGCGGCATCGCGCTGCCTGCGACGGCCGCGGCCCCTCCCcctgcgcccgcgccggccgcgccCGCGCCTGCTGGCCGGGCGGGCGGCGCGGCCGGCGCGTCTGCGCCGGTCGGACTTGTTTGCGCCGAGGACGAGGAGCCGGAAGGGGTATTGACGACCGCTATAGTTGACGTGCGAGCTGCAAACTCTAATATTTATCCCGTGCGTATTATGCTTGATTGTGGTAGTACTTCAAATTTTATTACTGAAAGGTTGTGCAAACAGTTGAATTTGGAAACAAAAGacgtttttatttcaattacagGACTAAACGAACatgaatctattttaaataaaacttgtacGGTTGacataaaatcaaaatacaatgATTACTCCATGGAACTAAAATGTACCGTCATACCTGTAATAACTAGGCCCTGGCCATGCGAACCTATTGATTTTGAAGCCTTCAATATACCCAAAAACATCACGCTGGCAGATCCCACTTTTTACGAAAAATCAAATATTGACATTTTACTAGGAAACAAGGTGTTTTGGGGTTTATTGGGCTCAGAACAAATCGAATTagataatacaaatttaattttgcaTGAAACCAAACTTGGTTGGGTCCTAGGCGGTTCAGTACCAGGCATGACGGACATATGCGGTTTTGCACACGCACAAACTATTACAAATACACAGTTACAAGATAAAAATAACATGGAAAACTGCACTATACAAAAACAACTAGCGCGCTTTTGGGAACTAGATTCTATAAAAAATGATTGTACCTCTTTGAGTGTCGAAGAAATGGAATGTGAACAAAGTTTTGTACAAAACACGACACGTTTACCGGACGGTCGATTTTTACTTACCATTCCACTCAAAGAGTCGCCTAGCCTATTAGGTGATAGCTACTGTTTAGCAAAACAAAGATTTCTTTCgttagaaaataaattacaaagaGATCCTATTTTAAAACAATCGTACACAAAGTTTATTCATGAATATATACAATTAGGTCACATGAGTGAATCACATTACGATAGGTCGCAAATTACCTATTTTGCGCCACATTTTGCCGTGTTGAAAAGCGACAGTATTACTAGCAAGTTAAGAGTCGTTTTTGACTGTTCAGCAAAGTCGTCATCTGGCTATTCCTTTAATGATTTGCAGAAAGTAGGCCCTACTATACAAGATGATTTGTTTTCAATTTTAATGCGTTTTAGACAACATGACGTGGCCTTGACTGCAGATGTGGCTAAAATGTACCGCCAGTGCAACGTCGTTGAATCACAACGGCCTCTGCAACAAGTATTGTGGAGGGACGACCCCTCCCAGTCTATAAAAACATTTCAATTAAATACCGTGACTTATGGTACATCGTCAGCGGCTTTCTTGGCCGTCCGCTGTTTGCGGCAGTTATCGATTGAATGCGATGATCCCGTTATTAAAGAAATTATAGCTAGGGACTTTTACGTTGATGACCTTATATCCGGGTGCTCCTCAACAGAGGGCGCCACTAGGATCTACACAAAACTTACAGAAACCTTGAATAGTGCTTGTTTTCCACTTCGAAAATGGAGATCAAACGACACTAGCGTGCTCCAAAATATAGCTAATGACAAGACTGATGGCGCCGAAGGAAACCTGGACCTATGTCCTGAGCATAGTTCCAAGGTTTTAGGCATTACATGGAACAGCGTATCCGATAACTTGTGCATCACAACCAATGTAGACCTTAAAGGCTCTGTCACTAAGCGAAgcattttgtcaactatttctaaaatatttgaCCCTTTGGGTCTAGTAGCACCTACTATTTTAGAAGCCAAGGTCATGATGCAGAAGTTGTGGTTGCGCCAGTTGTCGTGGGACACAGCTGTCCCTGACGAGATACGAGATGTTTGGCAAGCATTTGTACTTACGTTGCACAATCTTAACGAAGTACAAGTCCCCAGACACGCTATTTGTCACGGTCCTGTCAATTTACAACTACATATTTTCGTAGATGCGTCTGAAGCAGCCTATGGCGCTTGCGCATACGTGCGCTCCGTGAACGAGAACAACGAAGTAGCTGTCAACTTGCTGTGCTCAAAGGGGAAAGTGGCCCCACTAAAACCACTAACTACCCCTCGATTGGAATTATGCGCAGCCCTACAAGGTTCTAGGTTGCTAGACAAAATTTTGAATTCTATGAGACTACAATTTGACAGCTGCTTTCTGTGGTCTGACTCAACTATTGTACTAGGTTGGTTGAGTATGCATCCAAGTAAGTTGCAAACATTTATTCGTAACAGAATTGCCGAGATACAGTCCACTTGTGCTAACCATACTTGGAGACATGTTCCAACCAACGAAAATCCCGCAGACCACATTTCACGTGGATTGACAGCCAACGAAATAGTGCACAACAAGTTATGGTGGAACGGTCCACAATTTTTATCACAGCCAGAGCACGCATGGCCtcaactaaaattaaaattaaatactaaTAACTTACCAGAAGTTAAAACTCAAAACACATGCCTGGTAGTCAATTCTGGCACTGATGAGCCGTTTCCCTTCAGTAAATTCTCAGACTTGAAGCGCATGCAACGTACCTTCGCTTACATGGCGCGATTCATTCATAACGCGCGCTTTAAGAATGATAAGAGAAGCGGCCCACTCAGCGCTGAGGAATTAGACTATGCGCTAAAAAAGTTAATACTAATATCACAAAAGGAATCGTTTCCTACCGAATATGACAAGTTAAAATCGGGAACTTCCATTAAAAAATCTACGATTTCGTCACTGAACCCGTACATAGACACAAACGACCTTGACTTAATTAGGGTAGGTGGCAGATTGTCGAATTCGGATTACGAATATGATAAGGTTCATCCGATTCTACTAAGCAAAAATCATCGTATAACTAAATTGTTATTCGAATGTCAACACAAAGCTCTCATGCACGCCGGTCCCCAGCACTTGCTTTATTCAATCAGGGAACGGTATTGGCCTATTGGGGGCGCGGTATCGCGAGGTCGATTTCACACCAATGTGTGACTTGCCGTCGTTTTGGTGGTCGTACCGTAACTCCAATCATGGGCAACCTACCCAAACAAAGACTTCAACCGGGCTCTCCCTTTTTAGAAGTCAATGTTGACTACGCGGGGCCTGTAATGATGGCCAATCGCAGAGGGCGTGGATGTCGTCTCATAAAGGCCTACATTTGTATCTTTGTGTGCTGCAAAACCAAGGCCATACATATCGAGCTGGTGGGCGACCTGAGCACAGCTAACTTCATTGCCGCTCTCAAGAGGTTTATTGCTCGCAGAGGGAAACCTTTAGATATTTTTTGCGACAATGGCTCAAATTTTGTAGGCGCTGCTAATGAGCTCAAAtcttttattgcacaaaatgcTACTCACATTTCTGACGCTATAACCTCAGAAtcaataaattttcattttttgccTCCACATGCGCCACACTTCGGTGGATTACACGAAGCCGGTGTTCGCTCTATAAAACATCATTTACGCCGCGTACTAGGATCGGCTAATCTAGTTTATGAGGATTTGTATTCAACACTGACTTACATTGAGGCACTTTTAAATTCCCGACCCTTGACCCCACTTAGCTCGGACCAAAATGACTTATTGCCACTCACACCTGGCCACTTCATCATCGGGCGAAGTATGACGGCGATCCCAGAAGAAGACCTTACTTCACGCACCAGATTAGTGGACAGATACCAGAAGATTCAACAGCTTCGCCAGCACTTCTGGGCACGTTGGCAACTAGAATATATAAGTGAGCTTCAGATCCGAACTAAATGGAGGCAGTCGACGAACGGGCAACTAGAGATTGGGACCCTCGTCGTTATCAAAGATAAGCAACAACCTCCAATAAAATGGCTCCTAGGGAGAATACAACGAGTCTTCCCAGGGCGCGACGGCGTTACCAGAGTCGCAGAGATTCAAACTGCCACTGGATTGCTGCGCAGAGACTTTACCAAGATCTGCCCCTTACCCGTGGACACTACAGTTGAAGACGACACTTCAAGGTCCGCCGGCATGTCGCGTACCACTCCAACAGGGCGACCGCGGGGTGAGGTGACAGCGGGGAGCAGCCATCTTCGGGATGGACTTGCTTACTAGCCACCGCGGCCATGACTCGGCTctttacatttttgtatattttttttataattaaaatcataGTAACAATTCTTTGGAGTTCATATTCAAGCATCCACAACCCGGATAGCCCCTCAACAGTTACTACAATACTGCCCGACGGAATATGGCTCTATGAACTGTATACTTTTTATTtaaggcaaagaggatcgagtattatagagagttactgtcgaagtaaaatgtgtaatcacggtgccttgactgccatctcttgacacaggcttgaaacttttgaacctcagttttgacaatttggtccatattcttagctcgatatctgttaaaatgtcaaatattaatattagcgccatctagctgagtgtACCCCAAATGTGTAATGCCATCAaggctaccgtacctttttctgtatggtactaaggtacgtttttttcttagactttatctgtctatacggagttaaatatgtttttgatttAAGGTATACCTACTAGGCTGAaatatataccatacactaaagaaaaagcgatcaagcccactggtggcgaagccgggaatcgaacccgggtctccagctaacgcggctgacgtgataaaccgctacaccaccccg
Above is a window of Leguminivora glycinivorella isolate SPB_JAAS2020 chromosome 19, LegGlyc_1.1, whole genome shotgun sequence DNA encoding:
- the LOC125236535 gene encoding uncharacterized protein LOC125236535, yielding MMANRRGRGCRLIKAYICIFVCCKTKAIHIELVGDLSTANFIAALKRFIARRGKPLDIFCDNGSNFVGAANELKSFIAQNATHISDAITSESINFHFLPPHAPHFGGLHEAGVRSIKHHLRRVLGSANLVYEDLYSTLTYIEALLNSRPLTPLSSDQNDLLPLTPGHFIIGRSMTAIPEEDLTSRTRLVDRYQKIQQLRQHFWARWQLEYISELQIRTKWRQSTNGQLEIGTLVVIKDKQQPPIKWLLGRIQRVFPGRDGVTRVAEIQTATGLLRRDFTKICPLPVDTTVEDDTSRSAGMSRTTPTGRPRGEVTAGSSHLRDGLAY